The following proteins come from a genomic window of Limosilactobacillus reuteri:
- the murF gene encoding UDP-N-acetylmuramoyl-tripeptide--D-alanyl-D-alanine ligase → MKMKLAEIAKAINAQNDIEQWKDVEVTSVSFDSRHLDQGSLFVPLQGAQDGHQYVPSAFTNGAVASLWASDHEITDQTHPLLVVNDPLVALQQLGKYYLHKINPIVVAVTGSNGKTTTKDMIASILSTQFNVTKTYANFNNEIGVPGTLLNMESNTEAVVVEMGMDRFGQLDFLSKLVNPDIAVITMIGEAHIEFFGTRDKIADAKMEIAHGLREDGTLVFNGDEPLLEERVKDLTQRQMRFGRQLSNNLYATSVHDEPRQLSFTVNEWPDEEFTIPMVGEYNINNALAAMEVGKILHITPAHMKQALANVELTENRAEWVKGKNGEQILSDVYNSNPTAAKEVLKTIAETPVDGRRIAVLGDMLELGDAAPKLHASLAEEIDHQKIASVYLVGEQMKNLKDKLIQEGYPAEDIHHYAAGDLQQLIADLTATLTGEDIVLLKASHGIHLEEVLTALKAE, encoded by the coding sequence ATGAAAATGAAATTAGCGGAAATTGCCAAGGCGATCAACGCACAAAATGACATTGAACAATGGAAGGACGTAGAAGTAACTAGTGTGTCATTTGACAGTCGACACTTAGATCAAGGGAGCTTATTTGTTCCGTTGCAAGGTGCCCAAGACGGCCACCAATACGTACCGAGTGCTTTTACCAATGGTGCAGTAGCTAGTTTATGGGCTAGTGACCATGAGATAACAGATCAGACGCACCCATTATTAGTTGTTAACGATCCATTAGTGGCTCTTCAACAACTAGGTAAGTACTACTTGCATAAGATTAATCCGATTGTCGTTGCGGTTACGGGAAGTAATGGTAAGACGACGACTAAAGATATGATTGCGTCAATCTTAAGTACACAGTTTAATGTCACAAAGACATATGCTAATTTTAATAATGAGATTGGGGTTCCAGGAACGCTTCTTAACATGGAGTCTAATACCGAAGCAGTGGTAGTTGAGATGGGCATGGATCGTTTTGGCCAGCTTGACTTCTTGAGTAAGCTTGTAAATCCTGACATTGCCGTTATTACAATGATCGGGGAAGCACATATCGAATTCTTCGGGACTCGTGATAAGATTGCCGATGCAAAGATGGAAATTGCCCATGGCCTAAGGGAAGATGGAACGCTAGTATTTAATGGGGATGAACCATTATTAGAGGAACGGGTAAAAGATCTTACCCAACGACAGATGCGCTTTGGTCGGCAACTAAGCAATAATTTGTATGCAACAAGTGTCCACGATGAACCACGACAGTTATCATTTACCGTCAACGAATGGCCAGATGAAGAATTCACTATTCCAATGGTTGGTGAATACAATATTAATAATGCGTTAGCGGCTATGGAAGTGGGTAAGATTCTGCATATTACTCCCGCCCATATGAAGCAAGCGTTGGCAAACGTTGAATTAACGGAAAATCGTGCTGAATGGGTTAAAGGAAAGAATGGTGAACAGATCTTAAGTGATGTTTACAATTCAAACCCAACCGCTGCCAAAGAAGTCCTTAAAACAATCGCGGAAACGCCAGTGGATGGTCGCCGAATTGCCGTATTAGGGGACATGCTGGAATTAGGGGATGCTGCGCCAAAGTTGCATGCTAGCTTAGCAGAAGAGATTGACCACCAAAAGATTGCTAGTGTTTACCTTGTAGGCGAACAAATGAAAAATCTTAAAGATAAGTTGATCCAAGAAGGTTATCCAGCTGAAGATATCCATCATTATGCTGCCGGTGACCTTCAACAATTAATTGCTGATCTTACGGCTACTTTGACGGGTGAAGATATTGTTCTATTGAAAGCAAGCCATGGCATTCACCTAGAAGAAGTCTTGACGGCATTAAAAGCAGAATAG
- a CDS encoding DEAD/DEAH box helicase yields MKFSELGLSESLLKAIKRSGYEEATPIQEQTIPMVLEGKDVIGQAQTGTGKTAAFGLPIIENVDTENPNIQAIIISPTRELAIQTQEEFYRLGKDKHVRVQVVYGGADIRRQIKSLKQHPQILVGTPGRLRDHINRHTVKLDHIKTLVLDEADEMLNMGFLEDIESIIKETPDDRQTLLFSATMPPEIKRIGVQFMSDPETVRIKAKELTTDLVDQYYVRARDYEKFDIMTRLIDVQDPDLTIVFGRTKRRVDELSKGLIARGYNAAGIHGDLTQDKRSKIMWKFKNNELDILVATDVAARGLDISGVTHVYNYDIPSDPDSYVHRIGRTGRAGHHGVSLTFVTPNEMDYLHEIEKLTRVRMLPLKPPTAEEAFKGQIASAFNDIDELIAQDSTDRYEEAAEKLLETHNATDLVAALLNNMTKEAASEVPVKITPERPLPRRNKRNNRNGNRNNAHGGNHYRRKNFRRHQHGGHRNDNHGKSHSSRHSFNIRNRKEN; encoded by the coding sequence TTGAAGTTTAGTGAATTAGGCTTATCAGAGAGCCTATTAAAAGCAATCAAACGGAGCGGATACGAAGAAGCAACACCAATCCAAGAACAAACGATTCCAATGGTTCTTGAAGGTAAGGATGTTATTGGCCAGGCACAAACTGGGACTGGTAAGACGGCTGCTTTCGGATTGCCAATTATTGAAAACGTTGATACTGAAAATCCAAATATTCAAGCAATTATCATTTCACCAACACGTGAATTAGCGATCCAGACCCAAGAAGAATTTTATCGTCTTGGTAAAGATAAGCATGTTCGCGTGCAAGTAGTATATGGTGGGGCAGATATTCGGCGCCAAATTAAGAGCTTGAAACAACACCCACAAATTCTCGTGGGAACTCCTGGACGGTTACGGGACCATATTAACCGTCATACAGTTAAACTTGACCACATTAAGACCCTGGTTCTCGATGAGGCAGATGAAATGCTAAACATGGGATTCTTAGAAGATATTGAATCCATCATCAAGGAAACACCGGATGATCGGCAAACATTGCTCTTCTCAGCAACCATGCCACCAGAAATCAAACGAATCGGGGTTCAATTTATGTCTGATCCGGAAACTGTGCGGATCAAGGCCAAGGAATTGACTACTGACTTAGTTGATCAGTACTATGTTCGCGCCCGTGATTATGAAAAATTTGACATTATGACCCGCTTAATTGATGTTCAGGATCCTGACTTAACAATTGTCTTTGGTCGGACAAAGCGACGGGTAGATGAATTGTCGAAGGGCTTGATTGCGCGTGGCTACAATGCAGCTGGTATCCATGGTGACCTTACTCAGGATAAGCGTTCTAAGATCATGTGGAAGTTTAAGAACAATGAACTTGATATCTTAGTTGCAACAGATGTGGCTGCCCGGGGCTTAGACATTTCCGGGGTTACGCATGTTTATAATTATGATATTCCATCTGACCCAGACAGCTATGTTCACCGGATTGGCCGAACAGGACGGGCCGGACATCACGGGGTATCTTTAACCTTTGTGACTCCAAATGAGATGGATTACCTTCATGAGATTGAAAAATTAACCCGGGTACGGATGTTGCCACTCAAGCCACCAACAGCTGAAGAGGCATTTAAGGGTCAAATAGCATCGGCCTTTAATGATATCGATGAATTAATCGCGCAGGATTCAACTGATCGTTATGAAGAAGCCGCTGAAAAGCTATTAGAAACTCATAATGCAACTGACCTAGTAGCAGCATTGTTAAATAACATGACGAAGGAAGCAGCGAGTGAGGTTCCCGTTAAGATTACTCCTGAACGTCCCCTTCCACGACGTAACAAGCGGAATAACCGTAATGGCAACCGAAATAATGCGCATGGTGGCAACCACTACCGGCGTAAGAATTTCCGCCGTCACCAACATGGTGGTCACCGGAATGATAACCATGGAAAGAGCCATTCCAGTCGTCATTCATTTAATATTCGGAACCGGAAAGAAAATTAA